One Vitis riparia cultivar Riparia Gloire de Montpellier isolate 1030 chromosome 4, EGFV_Vit.rip_1.0, whole genome shotgun sequence genomic window carries:
- the LOC117913263 gene encoding two-component response regulator 24-like — MRGKGSSSSKISTLIVDDDPLTRRIHKVLLTKVGLETQAVENGKEAVDLYRSGASFDLILMDLEMPIMDGPKATKELRAMGVQSMIVGVTARDLEVEKQMFMASGLDDCYVKPLTTDTVTALVEKLNKDN, encoded by the exons atgagaggaaaaggTTCCTCTAGCTCGAAAATTTCTACTCTCATTGTTGATGATGACCCTCTAACTCGGAGAATCCACAAAGTGCTTCTAACTAAAGTTGGACTAGAAACTCAGGCTGTCGAAAATGGTAAAGAGGCTGTTGATCTTTACCGCTCAGGGGCGTCTTTTGATCTTATTCTCATGGATTTAGAAATGCCAATCATGGATGGACCTAAG GCAACAAAAGAGCTACGAGCTATGGGAGTCCAAAGCATGATCGTAGGAGTTACAGCGCGAGATCTTGAGGTAGAGAAGCAGATGTTCATGGCATCAGGCCTTGATGATTGCTATGTGAAGCCATTGACAACAGATACGGTTACCGCTCTTGTGGAAAAGCTCAATAAAGACAATTGA